Proteins encoded by one window of Ramlibacter tataouinensis:
- the lspA gene encoding signal peptidase II encodes MARALARPAAGGGMLPWLGLALILFVADQLTKVLILGWYGLGDSTYVAPFFNIVRVHNTGAAFSFLASASGWQRWLFTGIGVAATLFILWMLRTHPGQKLFSFALACILGGAVGNVVDRLLHGYVVDFLQFHWRGWYFPAFNIADAAITVGAACLILDEVLRVRRSR; translated from the coding sequence ATGGCGCGCGCCCTCGCCCGCCCCGCCGCCGGCGGCGGCATGCTGCCCTGGCTGGGGCTGGCGCTGATCCTGTTCGTCGCCGATCAGCTCACCAAGGTGCTGATCCTGGGCTGGTACGGCCTGGGCGACAGCACCTACGTGGCGCCGTTCTTCAACATCGTGCGGGTGCACAACACCGGAGCCGCCTTCTCCTTCCTGGCGTCCGCCTCGGGCTGGCAGCGCTGGCTGTTCACCGGGATCGGGGTCGCGGCCACCCTGTTCATCCTCTGGATGCTGCGCACCCACCCCGGCCAGAAGCTGTTTTCCTTCGCCCTGGCCTGCATCCTGGGCGGGGCGGTGGGCAACGTGGTCGACCGGCTGCTGCACGGCTACGTGGTCGACTTCCTGCAGTTCCACTGGCGCGGCTGGTACTTCCCGGCCTTCAACATCGCCGACGCCGCCATCACGGTGGGTGCCGCCTGCCTGATCCTGGACGAAGTGCTGCGGGTGCGCCGCAGCCGCTGA
- a CDS encoding Na/Pi cotransporter family protein, producing the protein MKHLLNLLAAIALLVWGTYLVRTGILRVFGANLRQFLARSIGNRYTAALSGIGVTALLQSSTATALIVSSFVGQGLITLPLALAVMLGADVGTSLVTVVFSFDLSWLSPLLIFLGVVLFISRTDTNVGRFGRVLIGLGLMLLALRLVSESTQIMVQSPIVKALLESVRSDLLLEITVGAVLAVLSYSSLATVLLVAALASTGFVPVDMALGLVLGANLGSGLLGVLTTARSPVQVRHVPLGNLIFKCLGVLVAAPLIGLWLRYLRPFLGDLASTVVLFHLSFNIVMAVLFIAFVHPIARAVLRLLPQPQRAAGRDRPHHLDPSALATPSLAISCAAREALHQADVVETMLQGMLQVVKTDDLRLAQDLRKLDDTVDELYSAIKYYLTKISREELGEEESRRWTDIASFTINMEQIGDTVERILIDIEDKKIRKGRSFSDAGMAEICELHARLIDNLRLGMSVFLNGSVRDAQKLLEEKARFRDLEHAFASTHLSRLADNSVQSIETSSLHIDLISDLKRINSHICSIAYPILESAGALAPSRLRSDVLAPQRETAA; encoded by the coding sequence ATGAAGCATCTGTTGAATCTGCTGGCAGCCATTGCGCTGCTGGTCTGGGGCACCTACCTCGTCCGAACCGGCATCCTGCGGGTGTTCGGCGCCAACCTCCGGCAGTTCCTCGCGCGCAGCATCGGCAACCGCTACACCGCTGCCCTGTCCGGCATCGGGGTCACGGCGCTGCTGCAGTCGAGCACCGCCACGGCGCTGATCGTCTCGTCGTTCGTCGGCCAGGGCCTGATCACCCTGCCGCTGGCGCTGGCCGTGATGCTGGGGGCGGACGTCGGCACCAGCCTGGTGACGGTGGTGTTCTCGTTCGACCTGTCCTGGCTGTCGCCGCTGCTGATCTTCCTGGGCGTGGTGCTGTTCATCTCGCGCACCGACACCAACGTGGGCCGCTTCGGGCGCGTGCTGATCGGCCTGGGCCTGATGCTGCTGGCGCTGCGGCTGGTGTCCGAATCGACCCAGATCATGGTGCAGTCGCCGATCGTCAAGGCGCTGCTGGAGTCGGTCCGCAGCGACCTGCTGCTGGAGATCACCGTCGGCGCCGTGCTGGCCGTGCTGTCCTACTCCAGCCTGGCCACCGTGCTGCTGGTGGCGGCGCTGGCTTCCACCGGCTTCGTGCCGGTCGACATGGCGCTCGGACTGGTGCTGGGCGCCAACCTGGGCAGCGGGCTGCTGGGCGTGCTCACGACCGCCCGTTCGCCGGTGCAGGTGCGGCACGTGCCGCTGGGCAACCTGATCTTCAAGTGCCTGGGGGTGCTGGTGGCGGCGCCGCTGATCGGCCTGTGGCTGCGCTACCTGCGGCCGTTCCTGGGCGACCTGGCCAGCACGGTGGTGCTGTTCCACCTGAGCTTCAACATCGTGATGGCGGTGCTGTTCATCGCCTTCGTCCACCCGATAGCCCGCGCCGTGCTGCGCCTGCTGCCGCAGCCGCAGCGGGCCGCCGGCAGGGACCGCCCGCACCACCTGGACCCCTCGGCGCTGGCCACGCCCTCGCTGGCCATCTCCTGTGCCGCGCGCGAGGCGCTGCACCAGGCCGACGTGGTCGAGACCATGCTGCAGGGCATGCTGCAGGTGGTGAAGACCGACGACCTGCGGCTGGCGCAGGACCTGCGCAAGCTCGACGACACGGTCGACGAGCTGTATTCGGCGATCAAGTACTACCTGACCAAGATCTCGCGCGAGGAGCTGGGCGAGGAGGAGAGCCGCCGCTGGACCGACATCGCCAGCTTCACCATCAACATGGAGCAGATCGGAGACACCGTCGAGCGCATCCTGATCGACATCGAGGACAAGAAGATTCGCAAGGGCCGCAGCTTCTCCGACGCCGGCATGGCCGAGATCTGCGAGCTGCACGCCCGCCTGATCGACAACCTGCGGCTGGGCATGAGCGTGTTCCTCAACGGCTCGGTGCGCGACGCCCAGAAGCTGCTGGAGGAAAAGGCGCGCTTCCGCGACCTGGAGCACGCCTTCGCCTCCACCCACCTGTCGCGTCTGGCGGACAACAGCGTGCAGAGCATCGAGACCAGCTCGCTGCACATCGACCTGATCAGCGACCTGAAGCGGATCAACTCGCACATCTGCTCGATCGCCTACCCGATCCTGGAGTCGGCCGGGGCCCTGGCCCCCAGCCGGCTGCGCAGCGACGTGCTGGCACCGCAGCGCGAAACCGCCGCCTGA
- a CDS encoding EamA family transporter, with amino-acid sequence MALTWGVAAAVLFGALLHAGWNALIKSSTDKALDMALLQLLGSLVGFPLVIAAGWPPGAAWPWLLASVAIHIGYYVALTGAYEHGELGLAYPLMRGTGPVLVALSSALVLGERLSPAGWTGVLGVCGGVLVLGLSASGLQRPRAVGFALANAVIIALYTVVDALGVRAATQAGGNALQYVAALFALDGWIYTLLVLRRRGWAAAWPYARARAPLAAIGAAASMGSYGIALWAMTRAPVATIAALRETSVLFAALLGTWLLKEAFTPRRALGTALVLAGVLSLRLG; translated from the coding sequence ATGGCCCTGACCTGGGGCGTCGCTGCTGCGGTGCTGTTCGGCGCGCTGCTGCACGCCGGCTGGAACGCGCTCATCAAGTCCAGCACCGACAAGGCGCTCGACATGGCGCTGCTGCAACTGCTGGGCTCGCTGGTCGGCTTTCCGCTGGTGATCGCCGCCGGCTGGCCACCGGGGGCGGCCTGGCCCTGGCTGCTGGCCTCGGTGGCGATCCACATCGGCTACTACGTGGCGCTCACCGGCGCCTACGAGCACGGCGAGCTGGGGCTGGCCTACCCGCTGATGCGCGGCACGGGCCCGGTGCTGGTGGCGCTGTCGTCGGCGCTGGTGCTGGGCGAGCGGCTGTCGCCGGCGGGCTGGACCGGCGTGCTGGGCGTGTGCGGCGGCGTGCTGGTGCTCGGGCTGTCGGCTTCCGGGCTGCAACGGCCGCGCGCGGTCGGCTTCGCGCTGGCCAACGCGGTGATCATCGCCCTGTACACGGTGGTGGACGCGCTGGGCGTGCGGGCCGCGACGCAGGCGGGCGGCAACGCCTTGCAGTACGTGGCGGCCCTGTTCGCGCTGGACGGCTGGATCTACACCCTGCTGGTGCTGCGGCGGCGCGGCTGGGCGGCGGCCTGGCCGTACGCGAGGGCCCGTGCCCCGCTGGCAGCGATCGGCGCCGCCGCTTCGATGGGCTCGTACGGCATCGCGCTGTGGGCGATGACCCGGGCGCCGGTGGCCACGATCGCCGCCCTGCGCGAAACCTCGGTGCTGTTCGCGGCCCTGCTGGGCACCTGGCTGCTGAAGGAAGCCTTCACGCCGCGCCGCGCCCTGGGCACGGCGCTGGTGCTGGCCGGCGTGCTGTCGCTGCGGCTCGGCTGA